A region from the Salifodinibacter halophilus genome encodes:
- a CDS encoding homoserine O-acetyltransferase, with product MRESTPGAVGYVEPQTLAIEQPLELDCGSSLARLDLVYETYGELNADHSNAVLVCHALSGNHHAAGYHSEDDAKPGWWDKCIGPGKMIDTNRFFVVSPGNPGCYGSSTGPASVNPETGAIYGPDFPVVTVGDWVRVQDRLRAALGIERWAAVIGGSLGGMQVMQWSFDYPDRIAYAVVIAAAPRLSAQNIAFNEIARQAIVTDPEFYGGRYVDHDAVPRRGLMLARMLGHITYLSDEAMRAKFGRDLRADAVRYGFDVEFQVESYLRYQGESFVHNFDANTYLLMTKALDYFDPANNLAGGLAEAFAPATARFMVLSFTSDWRFPPSRSREIVDALVEAGKDVSYAEVTSNLGHDDFLLTMPHYIDTLRAYLGRAADELGI from the coding sequence ATGCGTGAGTCGACACCGGGTGCCGTAGGGTACGTCGAGCCCCAGACGCTGGCTATCGAGCAGCCGCTCGAGCTGGACTGTGGCAGTAGCTTGGCGCGTCTCGATCTGGTGTATGAAACCTACGGCGAATTGAACGCCGATCATTCCAATGCCGTGTTGGTCTGCCATGCGCTGTCCGGCAACCACCACGCGGCCGGTTACCACAGCGAGGATGACGCCAAACCTGGCTGGTGGGATAAGTGCATCGGTCCCGGCAAAATGATCGACACCAATCGGTTTTTCGTTGTCAGTCCGGGCAACCCCGGCTGTTACGGCAGCTCGACTGGGCCGGCCAGTGTTAATCCCGAGACTGGCGCCATCTACGGGCCGGATTTCCCCGTGGTGACGGTTGGCGATTGGGTGCGGGTGCAGGACCGGCTGCGCGCTGCGCTTGGCATCGAGCGATGGGCCGCGGTGATTGGCGGTAGCCTCGGCGGCATGCAGGTCATGCAATGGTCGTTCGACTATCCGGATCGGATTGCCTACGCCGTGGTGATTGCAGCCGCGCCGCGATTATCGGCTCAAAATATTGCCTTCAACGAAATCGCGCGCCAGGCGATCGTGACCGATCCAGAGTTTTATGGTGGGCGTTACGTCGACCACGATGCCGTGCCGCGGCGTGGTTTGATGTTGGCGCGCATGCTTGGCCACATCACCTATTTGTCCGACGAGGCAATGCGCGCCAAGTTTGGTCGTGACCTACGTGCCGACGCGGTGCGCTACGGCTTCGACGTTGAATTCCAGGTGGAGTCGTACCTGCGCTATCAGGGCGAGTCGTTTGTCCACAATTTCGACGCCAACACATATCTGCTGATGACCAAGGCGTTGGATTATTTCGACCCGGCTAATAACCTGGCTGGTGGTCTGGCGGAAGCGTTCGCGCCGGCGACAGCGCGATTTATGGTGTTGTCATTCACCTCGGATTGGCGCTTTCCGCCGTCACGCTCGCGCGAGATCGTCGATGCGTTGGTCGAGGCCGGCAAAGACGTATCCTACGCTGAAGTCACCTCCAACCTGGGCCATGACGACTTCCTGCTGACGATGCCGCACTATATCGATACGCTGCGGGCCTATCTCGGCCGCGCGGCTGACGAGTTAGGCATATGA
- a CDS encoding YggT family protein produces the protein MVNNGMHALIFLGDTLLSLYTIVVLLRVLLQLVRANFYNPLSQFVWQATRIPVRWVAALIPRRSDLDVPALVLAVIICYVDVELILVLNTLAQGQPLDFAQLRPAVALAWAAFKTIVLVCNLYTLTILIQALMSWLAPQQNSPATALLRTLNEPLLRPVRSRLPPLGGFDLSPLVVILVLQVVTMLLPLPGALH, from the coding sequence GTGGTCAATAACGGAATGCATGCACTGATTTTTCTGGGCGATACGCTGCTGTCGCTGTATACGATCGTGGTGTTGCTGCGCGTGTTGTTGCAACTCGTTCGGGCCAATTTCTACAATCCGTTGTCGCAGTTTGTCTGGCAGGCCACGCGCATACCGGTTCGCTGGGTAGCCGCGCTAATTCCACGCCGGAGTGATCTCGACGTGCCAGCGCTGGTATTGGCAGTCATCATCTGCTATGTAGATGTCGAACTGATTCTCGTGCTGAACACGTTGGCACAAGGGCAGCCGCTCGACTTCGCTCAGCTCCGTCCCGCCGTCGCGCTGGCTTGGGCGGCTTTCAAAACGATCGTGTTGGTCTGTAACCTATACACCTTGACGATTCTCATCCAAGCGCTCATGTCATGGCTGGCGCCGCAGCAGAACTCGCCGGCCACTGCACTTTTGCGAACTCTGAATGAACCGTTGCTTCGACCGGTTCGCTCTCGTCTGCCGCCGCTCGGCGGCTTCGATCTGTCACCGTTGGTGGTCATCCTGGTGTTGCAGGTCGTTACTATGTTGTTGCCCTTGCCAGGTGCGTTGCACTGA
- a CDS encoding pyrroline-5-carboxylate reductase translates to MERRVVFVGGGNMACSLIGGLRHAGSPATVTVVEPDAAKHAALTEAYAVDCVSQASPEVMDADAVVLAVKPQILPDVATELAESMTTSSAAVISVAAGVPLAALVHWFGEKRAIVRCMPNTPALIGAGITGLYAPPGVDQQTRQLADDILTASGQTVWVDAESKLNTVTAVSGSGPAYFFAFMEALQTAAENEGLDPATARQLVTQTALGAARMVEESGDDAGTLRAKVTSPGGTTEKALGELTSGQVDVAINRAVEAAASRAGELADDLDPS, encoded by the coding sequence ATGGAGCGCAGGGTCGTATTTGTTGGCGGCGGCAATATGGCGTGCAGCCTGATCGGCGGCTTGCGACACGCAGGCTCGCCCGCAACGGTCACGGTGGTGGAACCGGATGCGGCTAAACACGCGGCCTTGACCGAGGCCTACGCGGTCGATTGCGTGAGCCAGGCGAGCCCCGAAGTCATGGACGCCGATGCTGTTGTACTCGCGGTCAAACCCCAGATCTTGCCGGATGTGGCTACAGAGCTGGCCGAGTCGATGACGACCAGTTCGGCTGCTGTCATATCGGTTGCGGCAGGTGTGCCGTTGGCCGCGCTCGTGCATTGGTTCGGTGAGAAACGAGCGATCGTGCGCTGTATGCCGAATACGCCGGCACTTATCGGCGCTGGCATAACGGGGCTGTATGCGCCACCCGGTGTTGACCAGCAGACGCGGCAATTAGCCGACGATATCCTGACGGCCAGTGGCCAAACGGTCTGGGTCGACGCGGAATCCAAATTGAATACGGTGACAGCGGTTTCCGGTAGTGGCCCGGCATACTTTTTCGCCTTTATGGAGGCGCTCCAGACGGCGGCTGAAAACGAGGGGCTGGATCCGGCCACGGCGCGTCAATTGGTCACGCAAACCGCGCTTGGTGCGGCCCGAATGGTCGAGGAGTCGGGTGACGACGCTGGCACGCTCCGCGCCAAGGTCACGTCGCCGGGCGGCACGACTGAAAAGGCATTGGGCGAATTGACGAGTGGTCAAGTTGATGTCGCGATCAACCGTGCCGTTGAGGCAGCCGCCAGTCGCGCCGGTGAACTGGCCGATGATCTCGATCCGAGCTGA
- the ugpC gene encoding sn-glycerol-3-phosphate ABC transporter ATP-binding protein UgpC, with the protein MSALAIENVSKHFGTTRVLDDINIEIDSGDFLILVGPSGCGKSTLLNMLAGLEPVTEGEIRLDGERINERSPRARNIAMVFQFYALYPNMTVRGNIQFGLKMRRVPKAEQAKIIDQVASLLQIEPLLGRKPAQLSGGQRQRVAIGRALARDPALFLLDEPLSNLDAKLRVEMRTEIKMLQQRLGKAMVYVTHDQIEAMTLGNRIAVMNEGVVQQLGSPHDIYNDPANRYVASFIGSPAMNFIPANIEQSGDNLYASFATDDGRVALPVDDRTARQLSEGSRTEVTLGIRPEHVRPAEESDTAKVACPVNVVEPTGPDTFITSAVGDTSITARTLPGFSTPVGANVDLWFNMDRAVFFAPEDGKRIA; encoded by the coding sequence ATGTCTGCTCTGGCTATAGAAAATGTAAGTAAACATTTCGGTACTACGCGTGTACTCGATGACATCAACATCGAGATCGACTCGGGCGACTTCTTGATCCTGGTGGGGCCGTCGGGCTGTGGCAAGTCGACGCTGTTGAATATGTTGGCCGGTCTTGAACCGGTCACTGAGGGCGAGATCCGATTGGATGGCGAGCGCATCAACGAGCGCTCGCCGCGCGCTCGTAACATCGCCATGGTATTCCAGTTCTACGCGCTGTATCCGAACATGACCGTGCGCGGCAATATCCAGTTCGGGTTGAAGATGCGTCGCGTACCCAAAGCCGAGCAGGCGAAGATCATCGATCAGGTTGCGAGCCTGCTTCAGATCGAGCCGCTGTTGGGACGTAAACCGGCCCAGTTATCAGGTGGCCAGCGCCAACGAGTCGCAATAGGTCGGGCGTTGGCGCGGGATCCGGCGTTGTTTTTGCTTGATGAGCCGTTGTCCAATCTCGATGCCAAGCTGCGTGTCGAGATGCGCACGGAAATCAAGATGCTCCAGCAGCGTCTGGGCAAGGCCATGGTTTACGTCACCCATGATCAGATCGAGGCCATGACGCTAGGCAATCGCATTGCGGTGATGAATGAGGGCGTGGTCCAGCAACTGGGGTCGCCACACGACATCTACAATGACCCGGCCAATCGCTACGTTGCGAGCTTTATCGGCTCGCCGGCGATGAACTTCATTCCCGCCAATATCGAACAAAGCGGCGATAATTTGTACGCTAGCTTTGCGACTGACGACGGTCGAGTGGCGTTGCCGGTTGATGATCGAACAGCGCGACAACTGTCCGAAGGCAGTCGAACCGAGGTGACGCTCGGTATCCGTCCGGAGCACGTTCGTCCAGCCGAGGAGTCCGATACCGCCAAGGTTGCCTGCCCGGTCAATGTTGTCGAACCGACCGGGCCGGATACGTTCATCACGTCGGCGGTCGGCGATACATCCATAACGGCTCGCACGCTGCCGGGATTTTCGACGCCTGTCGGTGCAAACGTCGACCTCTGGTTCAATATGGACAGGGCGGTGTTTTTCGCGCCTGAGGATGGCAAGCGTATCGCCTGA
- a CDS encoding carbohydrate ABC transporter permease, which yields MAESNRTSLSPSVIAIYAVLIVAALYFLAPLYVMVVTSFKSLGQVQSGGLFAWPDPFTIKPWLAAWGSACTGDSCSGLKPYFLNSMAFTVPAVLLSTGFGAINGYLLTQWRFRGSEVIFGLLLFGMIVPYQMFLLPMADTLGTLGLSNSIVGLIVVHTIYGIAVTTLFCRNFFVTVPNELAKSARVDGAGFFSIFWHIALPLAVPILMVCMIWQFTQIWNDFLFGVVFTSGASHPITVALNNLVNTSSTGVKHYNVDMAAAMIAALPTFIVYIVAGRYFVRGLTAGAVKG from the coding sequence ATGGCTGAGTCTAATCGAACGTCGCTGTCACCATCCGTTATAGCAATCTATGCCGTGCTGATTGTGGCAGCGTTATATTTCTTGGCGCCGCTGTACGTGATGGTGGTGACATCATTCAAAAGTCTCGGCCAGGTTCAGAGTGGCGGGCTGTTTGCGTGGCCCGATCCATTCACGATCAAGCCGTGGTTGGCCGCATGGGGGTCGGCGTGCACGGGCGATTCGTGTAGCGGCCTGAAACCCTATTTCCTGAACTCGATGGCCTTCACGGTGCCGGCGGTTCTATTGTCGACAGGGTTTGGTGCGATAAACGGTTATCTTCTTACCCAATGGCGATTTCGTGGTTCGGAAGTCATTTTTGGGCTTTTGCTCTTCGGCATGATTGTGCCGTATCAAATGTTCTTGCTTCCGATGGCCGATACGCTCGGCACATTGGGTCTGTCCAATTCAATCGTCGGCTTGATTGTGGTGCATACGATCTACGGTATCGCGGTCACGACGCTGTTCTGCCGTAACTTTTTCGTGACTGTGCCGAATGAACTCGCGAAGTCGGCGCGCGTCGACGGTGCCGGTTTCTTTTCTATTTTTTGGCACATCGCCCTGCCTTTGGCAGTTCCGATTCTAATGGTTTGTATGATTTGGCAGTTTACGCAAATATGGAACGATTTCCTCTTTGGTGTGGTATTTACCTCGGGTGCATCACATCCGATAACCGTGGCGCTTAATAACTTGGTGAATACCTCGTCGACCGGCGTCAAACACTATAACGTCGACATGGCTGCGGCCATGATCGCTGCGCTGCCCACGTTTATCGTCTATATCGTCGCCGGTCGCTATTTCGTGCGGGGCCTGACCGCCGGCGCTGTGAAAGGATAA
- a CDS encoding sugar ABC transporter permease has product MATGQIPKERKQSRFELAAWSDWLLPKLTLIPSLIAVGVFIYGFLGWTIWLSFTNSTILPSNHFAGLIQYEAMFSLDTWHVSLLNLLIFGALYIGVSLGLGLLLAILLDQKIRAVGLLRTIYLYPMALSMVVTGVVWKWMLNPSMGVQHVVRSWGWGSFSFDWLIQPDMAIYAVAVAAVWQASGFVMTLFLAGLRNIDDSIIKAAQLDGASLPRAYLKIIIPSLQPVLFSAVALLVQLSIKSFALIMAMTGGGPGYSTWMPAIFMYEYGFNRGQIALGAAAASLMMLVIAVVILPMWISEFRQKRNARNG; this is encoded by the coding sequence ATGGCAACTGGCCAAATACCAAAAGAGCGAAAACAATCCCGCTTCGAACTAGCGGCATGGTCTGATTGGCTTTTGCCGAAACTGACGCTGATCCCATCGCTAATCGCGGTTGGTGTCTTTATCTATGGATTTCTGGGGTGGACGATCTGGTTGTCGTTCACGAACTCGACGATCTTGCCCAGCAACCATTTCGCTGGCTTGATTCAATACGAGGCGATGTTTTCGCTCGACACATGGCATGTGTCGTTGCTTAATCTTCTCATCTTCGGTGCGCTCTATATTGGCGTTAGCCTTGGCCTGGGATTGTTACTCGCCATCTTGCTCGATCAGAAGATACGCGCGGTCGGCTTGCTGCGTACGATCTATCTGTATCCGATGGCGCTGTCGATGGTTGTCACCGGTGTGGTCTGGAAGTGGATGTTGAACCCGAGTATGGGGGTGCAACATGTCGTTCGGTCGTGGGGCTGGGGCAGTTTTAGCTTTGACTGGCTGATCCAACCGGATATGGCGATATATGCCGTAGCAGTCGCCGCCGTGTGGCAGGCGTCGGGTTTCGTGATGACGTTGTTTTTGGCTGGGCTGCGCAATATCGATGATTCGATCATCAAGGCGGCTCAGCTTGACGGTGCGTCGCTGCCGCGTGCGTATTTGAAGATCATTATTCCCAGTTTGCAGCCGGTTCTTTTCTCGGCGGTGGCCTTGTTGGTGCAACTGTCCATTAAGAGTTTTGCGCTAATCATGGCCATGACTGGCGGTGGCCCAGGCTACTCAACCTGGATGCCGGCAATTTTTATGTACGAATATGGATTCAACCGCGGCCAAATCGCGCTTGGTGCAGCGGCGGCTTCGCTGATGATGCTCGTGATTGCGGTCGTGATCTTGCCGATGTGGATCAGCGAATTTCGACAAAAACGGAATGCGCGTAATGGCTGA
- a CDS encoding carbohydrate ABC transporter substrate-binding protein: MSRTVSTVLLAVMASMASAAGVASAANSGGKSQIDALNWWTSGSEAKSMHVLKQMLADEGVEMNNDAVSGGGGANARTVLKSRIQSHRTPGMAQVMPPAIDQWCQTGLIGSLDKVAEAGNWDKKLAPRVAEGVKCDGKYAAVPFNIHRVNWLWVNKSLMREAGVDIPRSWPDFVDALKQLKQAGITPIAGGGNTWQVATEFDAVVATVGDAEFYRKALVELDQRALASDKMVKAFKRLRTLKQYTDPDAAGLSWNHNTGLVVRGEAAMQIMGDWAKGEIINDGKTPGKEIACVTMPGNDNAYIYNNDTFVAFKVDAKAKRRGQAVFANTVMSPKFQRRFNKAKGSIPVREKTSLKGFDQCAKKSAKLYQKAKKADALVPTMSQDQAEIGAVKGAIFDVIAKFYNTDKMSAEAAVEALASRVKQAEQMSSLSAG; this comes from the coding sequence TTGAGTCGAACTGTAAGCACGGTTTTGCTCGCTGTAATGGCGAGCATGGCCAGTGCCGCTGGCGTGGCTTCAGCCGCCAACAGTGGCGGCAAATCCCAGATCGATGCTCTGAATTGGTGGACATCGGGGTCCGAAGCCAAATCGATGCATGTGCTCAAGCAGATGCTGGCCGATGAAGGCGTTGAGATGAACAATGACGCGGTCTCCGGCGGCGGCGGTGCGAATGCCCGCACAGTGTTGAAGTCGCGTATCCAATCGCATAGGACGCCGGGGATGGCCCAGGTTATGCCGCCGGCGATCGATCAATGGTGTCAGACCGGGCTGATTGGATCCTTGGATAAAGTGGCTGAGGCCGGTAACTGGGACAAAAAACTAGCTCCACGGGTTGCCGAAGGCGTCAAATGCGACGGCAAGTATGCTGCGGTTCCCTTCAATATTCATCGCGTCAACTGGCTGTGGGTCAACAAGTCGTTGATGCGCGAGGCAGGTGTCGATATACCACGCTCTTGGCCAGATTTTGTCGATGCGTTGAAGCAGTTGAAACAGGCGGGCATTACGCCGATTGCGGGTGGCGGCAATACCTGGCAGGTGGCGACTGAGTTCGACGCCGTGGTCGCTACTGTGGGGGATGCCGAGTTTTACCGGAAAGCGCTCGTTGAGCTTGATCAGCGCGCTTTGGCCAGTGACAAGATGGTCAAAGCGTTCAAGCGGTTGCGTACGCTCAAGCAATACACCGATCCTGACGCGGCGGGACTGTCCTGGAATCACAATACTGGCCTGGTGGTGCGTGGTGAGGCGGCGATGCAGATTATGGGTGATTGGGCTAAAGGCGAAATCATCAATGATGGCAAGACGCCAGGTAAGGAGATTGCCTGTGTAACCATGCCGGGCAATGACAACGCGTATATCTATAACAATGACACTTTCGTGGCGTTCAAGGTCGACGCGAAAGCAAAAAGGAGAGGTCAGGCGGTGTTCGCCAATACCGTTATGTCGCCCAAATTCCAGCGGCGATTCAACAAGGCTAAGGGGTCGATTCCGGTGCGTGAAAAAACTTCGCTTAAAGGTTTCGACCAATGCGCCAAGAAGTCGGCCAAACTATACCAAAAGGCCAAGAAAGCGGACGCTCTAGTGCCGACGATGTCTCAGGATCAGGCCGAAATAGGCGCGGTCAAAGGTGCGATTTTTGATGTCATCGCCAAGTTTTACAACACTGACAAGATGAGCGCTGAAGCCGCTGTTGAAGCATTGGCCTCACGGGTCAAACAGGCCGAGCAAATGTCGAGCCTTTCGGCAGGCTAA
- a CDS encoding carbohydrate ABC transporter substrate-binding protein: protein MPLNPVARIMRATAIAATLSAAGTLGVVGTASAADSGDKPQIDVLNWWTSGSEAKSMRVLQQMLGDKGVKMNNDAVSGGGGSNARTVLKSRIQSHNTPGVAQIKGPKIQQWCETGLIGSMDKAAKSDNWDEHVAPRIAKSLQCDGEYVAVPFNVHRINWLWVNRSLLKEVDAEMPQTWSQFVDVLKKLKKADITPIAGGGNTWQVGTAFDALVGTVGDAKFYRKALIQLDQDALSSDKMVQAFKRLRTIQKYTDPNAAGLSWNHNTGMVVQGKAAMQIMGDWAKGEITNDGKTPGEEIACVTMPGNKNSYIYNVDTFEAFTVDSKSRQKAQAVFANTVMSPAFQRKFNMAKGSIPVREGTSLKGFDLCAKRSAQLYKKAKKADALVPSMSQDMAEVGAVKGAIFDVIAKFYNTKDMTAQDAAETLASRVKQAKQMSQL, encoded by the coding sequence ATGCCTCTAAACCCCGTGGCTCGAATAATGCGCGCGACAGCGATCGCGGCTACGCTTAGTGCGGCTGGCACACTCGGCGTCGTTGGTACGGCGTCAGCGGCAGATAGTGGCGACAAGCCGCAGATCGATGTCCTGAACTGGTGGACGTCGGGCTCCGAAGCCAAATCGATGCGCGTCCTGCAGCAGATGCTGGGCGATAAAGGGGTAAAGATGAACAACGACGCCGTGTCGGGCGGCGGTGGTTCGAATGCCCGCACGGTGTTGAAATCGCGCATCCAATCGCACAACACACCGGGGGTCGCTCAGATCAAGGGGCCGAAGATCCAGCAGTGGTGCGAAACCGGGCTGATCGGGTCGATGGACAAGGCCGCCAAGTCCGACAATTGGGATGAACATGTCGCGCCACGGATTGCCAAGAGTCTGCAATGCGATGGCGAATATGTCGCGGTGCCGTTCAATGTTCATCGAATCAACTGGTTGTGGGTCAATCGCTCGCTTTTGAAAGAAGTTGACGCCGAAATGCCGCAAACTTGGAGCCAGTTTGTCGACGTATTGAAAAAGCTGAAAAAAGCCGATATCACGCCGATTGCTGGTGGCGGCAACACTTGGCAAGTGGGCACCGCGTTCGACGCTCTGGTCGGGACCGTGGGGGATGCCAAGTTCTATCGCAAAGCGCTTATCCAGCTCGATCAGGATGCGCTATCCAGCGACAAGATGGTCCAGGCGTTCAAGCGCCTGCGCACGATCCAGAAATATACCGATCCCAACGCGGCGGGGCTGTCCTGGAATCACAACACCGGCATGGTGGTGCAGGGCAAAGCTGCGATGCAGATCATGGGCGATTGGGCCAAAGGTGAAATCACTAATGACGGCAAGACGCCGGGCGAAGAGATTGCCTGTGTGACCATGCCGGGCAACAAGAATTCGTATATCTACAATGTCGATACTTTCGAGGCGTTCACGGTCGACTCGAAATCCAGGCAAAAAGCCCAAGCAGTTTTTGCTAACACAGTGATGAGCCCGGCGTTCCAGCGCAAGTTCAATATGGCCAAGGGGTCCATCCCGGTGCGCGAGGGCACTTCACTCAAGGGTTTTGATCTTTGCGCCAAGAGGTCGGCCCAGCTGTATAAGAAAGCCAAGAAGGCCGATGCGCTGGTGCCATCGATGTCTCAGGACATGGCCGAGGTCGGTGCGGTCAAAGGTGCAATCTTTGACGTGATCGCCAAGTTCTACAATACCAAGGATATGACCGCTCAGGATGCGGCCGAGACACTGGCGTCGCGGGTCAAACAAGCCAAGCAGATGTCTCAGCTCTAG
- the glk gene encoding glucokinase codes for MCIRIVADIGGTNARFAQLQADGELASSITLQCADYAGPEAAVRAYLDQAGLMGIDELAMAVATPVHGDRITWTNRRDWSFSIEDLKQRLGLIRFEVVNDFAALALALPKLAASELRPLGGDAPVPGAARAVIGPGTGLGVSGLVAGRRMWVPLNSEGGHVRINPVDARERAVVEALAAKHGRVSTERVLTGSGLVNLYQGLTELDGAVTHLDTPAAISDSALARRDSHAIEALTMFCRMLGTTASNLALTLGARGGVYIGGGIVPRLGDFFAASGFRERFESGGRLSDYLSAIPVYVIEASNPALRGVVATLDD; via the coding sequence ATGTGTATCCGAATCGTCGCCGATATCGGTGGCACTAATGCGCGCTTTGCCCAGCTTCAAGCTGATGGCGAGCTGGCGTCGTCGATCACACTCCAGTGTGCAGACTACGCTGGCCCCGAAGCGGCTGTTCGCGCTTATCTCGATCAAGCCGGTCTCATGGGCATCGACGAACTGGCAATGGCTGTCGCGACGCCGGTGCACGGCGATCGCATCACCTGGACGAATCGCCGTGACTGGTCGTTCTCGATCGAGGATCTCAAGCAGCGTCTTGGTCTGATTCGGTTCGAGGTCGTCAACGATTTCGCGGCGCTCGCGCTCGCGCTACCGAAGCTTGCGGCGTCTGAATTGAGGCCACTCGGCGGCGATGCGCCGGTGCCGGGCGCCGCGCGTGCTGTCATTGGTCCGGGTACCGGCCTCGGCGTCTCCGGATTGGTCGCCGGTCGCCGGATGTGGGTGCCCTTGAACAGCGAAGGTGGTCATGTGCGTATCAACCCGGTCGACGCGCGCGAGCGCGCCGTGGTTGAGGCGCTTGCCGCTAAGCACGGGCGGGTGTCGACCGAGCGTGTATTGACTGGCAGCGGCTTGGTCAATCTGTACCAAGGCCTCACTGAACTGGATGGTGCTGTAACCCATTTGGATACGCCGGCCGCGATCAGCGACTCAGCATTGGCGCGACGCGATAGCCACGCGATCGAAGCATTGACGATGTTCTGTCGGATGCTCGGCACTACGGCGTCGAATTTGGCGCTGACGCTGGGCGCGCGCGGCGGTGTGTATATCGGTGGCGGGATCGTGCCGCGACTCGGCGATTTCTTTGCAGCCAGTGGTTTTCGTGAGCGTTTCGAATCCGGCGGACGCCTAAGCGATTACCTGTCAGCGATTCCGGTCTATGTCATAGAGGCTTCGAATCCGGCGTTGCGCGGTGTTGTGGCGACGCTGGATGACTAA
- a CDS encoding carbohydrate kinase: MSDLPQFVSLGEALTDFVRIGEADWRSAAGGSCWNVARSAAALGVPSAWAGAVSTDRFGDEIAALSESGGLDTRFIQRAHREPLIAMVHDTEPPAYQFLGADAADLAFDPDELPAGWLDAVQLAHFGCISLVRPGLGERLIELADALHQRGTAICFDPNMRRLMGPDYPALFERLAALSTLIKLSDEDLAAIYPQIETEAALAHVRAIAPRAIVVYTRGRAGMVGYRGDESARQPAFSVDAAAGDSVGAGDACIGGLVAGYFDRPDAPVAEHLRMAAATAAAACCRTGAHAPTRHEVDAVLAAG; this comes from the coding sequence ATGTCGGATCTTCCCCAATTTGTGAGCCTCGGTGAGGCGCTGACGGATTTCGTGCGCATCGGTGAAGCCGACTGGCGTAGCGCGGCCGGTGGTTCCTGCTGGAACGTTGCGCGTAGCGCGGCTGCGCTCGGTGTGCCTAGCGCCTGGGCTGGTGCGGTGAGCACCGACCGGTTTGGCGACGAGATTGCCGCTTTGTCCGAGTCCGGCGGGCTCGATACGCGCTTTATCCAGCGCGCACACCGGGAACCATTGATTGCGATGGTGCACGATACTGAGCCGCCGGCTTATCAATTTCTCGGTGCCGATGCCGCTGATCTCGCGTTCGACCCGGACGAGTTGCCGGCCGGTTGGTTGGACGCCGTTCAGTTGGCCCATTTTGGCTGTATTAGCCTCGTTCGCCCTGGTTTGGGCGAGCGGTTGATCGAGCTTGCCGACGCGCTCCATCAACGCGGGACGGCCATTTGTTTCGATCCGAATATGCGGCGCCTGATGGGGCCGGACTATCCTGCGCTTTTCGAGCGGCTCGCCGCGCTCTCAACGTTGATCAAGCTTTCGGATGAAGATCTGGCCGCAATCTATCCGCAGATCGAAACTGAGGCAGCGCTCGCGCACGTACGCGCCATCGCGCCGCGAGCCATCGTCGTCTACACCCGTGGTCGGGCGGGCATGGTTGGCTATCGCGGTGATGAGTCGGCCCGCCAACCAGCGTTTAGCGTTGATGCCGCTGCGGGTGACAGTGTCGGCGCCGGCGACGCCTGCATCGGCGGTCTCGTCGCGGGTTATTTCGACCGGCCCGACGCGCCGGTGGCCGAGCATTTGCGTATGGCGGCCGCTACGGCGGCTGCTGCCTGTTGTCGGACTGGCGCCCATGCGCCGACGCGACATGAAGTCGACGCCGTGCTGGCGGCTGGTTGA